One Streptomyces dangxiongensis genomic window, GTCACCCGCGAACCAGGCCAGCTCCGTCCCGCTCGCCCGCACCGGTGCGTGCGGGGTCGTGTAACCGCTGCGGCGGTAGGCGAGGAGGGCGGGGAGGTCGATGTTCTCCACGACGTAGCGGTGGCCGGCGCGCTGTTCGCCCCGCGGGACGGCGCGGCCGGTCAGATGCAGGTGCAGGGCGCGTACGACGTCCACGCCCGACTCGTTCTCGAAGAGCCGGAACTGGGCGCCCACGCGCGGGTTGAAGTCGAGGAGTTTGTACCGTCCGTCGCGCCGGTCGAAGCGCAGGTCGAGGTCGATGACGCCGCTGAAGCCGATCTGTCTGACGAAACGTGCGGCGAGCCCGGCGAGTTCCGGGTTGTCGACGACGTACGCGTTCGCCGTCATGCCGGCGTGCGGCGGCCAGGAGCGCACCTTGACCCCGGTGAACAGCGCGAGCGGGCTGGAGTCCTGGTCGAAGCAGGCGTGCACGATCCAGTCCTCGGCGTCCTCGCGCGGCAGGTACTCCTGGAGGACGACGCCGGGTTCCCCGCCCCAGTCGCGGGCCAGGCTGAGCAGTCCCTCGCGCGTGCCGATCCTCGTGGTGCCGTTCACCGCGGGCCGCCTGCGCCGCACGAACGCCTCACGGTTCTTGGCCACCACCGGGAAACGGGTCCGGTCCGCGAAGGCGACGACGTCCTCGTACGACCGCGGGAACGCGGCCGTGGGGCTCGCGACGCCGTGTTCCGCGCACAGTTCGTGCAGCCCCTGCTTGCTGGCCAGCCGGCGCGGCAGCACCGGGTCGACGCGCGGGAAGAGGAAGGAGCCGGCCAGGTGCTCCTGGTGCTCGGCGATCAGGACGGCGGCCTCCTCGTCCGTCGGGATGAGGACCGCCGGCCGGCCGATCCGGCGACCGATCCGCAACAGGCCCTCCACCAGGTGGCCCGGATCCTCCGCACCGGTCGTCGGCCACACGAACGCCTTCCTCAGGTACCGGGAGGAGGCCGCCGGTGTGTACGGGTCCTCGGTGATCGCGTACACGGGCACGCCCAGGCGGCCCAGGCTGCGGATCGCGCCGACGCCTCCGTGGTGCAGCGGGTAGTGGCCGAACTTGACGATCAGGGCCGGCACATCGCGGTCGGCCGACCACGGTGCGCCGACGGCGTCTCCGGCCACGGGTCCCCCCACGCGTCCCCCCAGATGGAACGGATCCGCCCCGTCCGCGTCCCGAAAGGACGCTAAGCCGGAACTACCGCCTCCGACAAGGCCTATCCGGACATTGCGAACTCTTTAGGCCCTGCGCGGGCAACCTCCCAAGCGCCTTGGAAGGCACTGCCCAAGACACATGGATCAGCCGTAACGTGTGGCGCGACCACATGGAACGCAGCGCCATGCATGGCCTGGATGAGAGCGAGGCAGCACCCCATGCCCCCCTTCGACGTCCCCGAGGGCGACCCGTTCGGCCCGCACAACCTTCCCTACGGCGTGTTCTCGCCCTCCGGCAGCACCGAGCGGACGGTCGGAGTCCGGCTCGGGGACCACGTCCTCGACGCGGGCGCCGCCGCCGCGGCACTCGGCTCGCCCCACCGCTCGCTGCTCGACCGGCCCACTCTCAACCCGCTGCTGGCCGCCGGCCCCGGCACCTGGTCGGACGTGCGGCGCGACCTCGTCTCCTGGGTCACGGACCCCGCGCACCGCGCGACGGTCGAGCCGCTGTTCCGCCCCTTGTCCGAGGTGATTCTGCACCTGCCCTTCGAGGTGGCCGACTACGTCGACTTCTACGCCTCGGAGCACCACGCCCGCAACGCCGGCCGGATCTTCCGCCCGGACGCCGCGGACTCCCTCATGCCGAACTGGAAGCACCTCCCGGTCGGTTACCACGGCCGCGCCGGCACGGTGGTGGTCTCGGGCACGGACGTCGTACGGCCGTCGGGGCAGCGCAAGGGCCCGGGCGACCCGGCGCCCGTCTTCGGCCCGTCGGTCCGGCTGGACATCGAGGCCGAGGTCGGCTTCGTCGTGGGCGCTCCCTCCCAGCCGGGCCGTCCGGTCGGGCTCGGCGACTTCCGGAGCCACGTCTTCGGGCTGTGCCTGCTGAACGACTGGTCCGCGCGGGACATCCAGGCCTGGGAGTACGTCCCCCTCGGCCCCTTCCTCGCCAAGTCCTTCGCCACCTCGGTGTCGGCGTGGATCACCCCGCTGGAAGCGCTGGAGCACGCGCGCGTGGCACCCCCGGAACGCACCCACCCCCTGCTGCCCTACCTGGACGACACGGCGCCCGGCGTGGAACCGGGCGGGTACGACCTGCGCATCTCCGTCGCGATCAACGGCCACGTGGTCTCGGAGCCCCCGTACTCCACCATGTACTGGACCGCCGCCCAGCAGCTCGCCCACATGACGGTCAACGGCGCCTCGCTGCGCACCGGCGACCTGTACGGCTCCGGCACGGTGAGCGGTCCCGCCGAGCATCAGCGCGGCTCGCTGCTGGAGCTGACCTGGAACGGCCGCGACCCGCTGGAGCTGCCCGACGGCAAGCGGACGTTCCTGGAGGACGGGGACGTGGTGACGCTCACGGCCTGGGCTCCCGGCGCGGACGGAGGCCGGGTGGGACTGGGCGAGGTCACCGGACGTGTCGTGACGGCGTGACGCACCGGCCCGCGAACCCGGGCCGCGCGGGCTGACCGCCGCAGCGACCTGGGCGCCGACCGGGCCCGCCTTGCTGCCGGGCGCCGCCTCCACGGCGTCCCGGCACGGCGCGGGGACGCGCGCGTGACACCGCGGAAGCCGCCCACGCGCGCGGGCCGGGGCGGCGCCCGCGCCCACGAACGCACCCTCCGGGCACCCCCGGGCCCCGCGAGTCGCCCGCGCGCGGGCCGCGGTCCGGCCGGATCGGCGCCGACACCTGACTCCGAGCGCCCGTCTTCGTCATACTGACAGGGACACGCACCACACGCGGCGCGCAGCCGCCCGCCGCGTGCCCGCACCACCGAGACCCGCACGCCTCTCCGACCAGGAACCGGAGCCCCGGCATGACCGTCTGCCTGCTCCTGCTGAGCGTCGTCGCCCTGACGGCCGCCGTGCCGGCACCGCGCGCGCTGACCCGCGCCGCCTGGCCCGAGCGGGACCCCGTGGTCGCGTTGTGGGTGTGGCAGTGCCTGGTCGCCACCGTCCTGCTGTGCTGCCTGACCGCGCTGGTCCTCGGCACGGCGGCCGTCTTCCACACCGTCCGCGACCGCGTGTTCGCACCCGCGCCGCCCGCCGTCACCGCCGCGTACGACCTGTCCGCCGCGCCGACCTGGGCCGCCGCACTCACCGTGCTGCTGGCCTGCGGGGCCGCCTGGACGACGGCCATGCTGGGCCGGGAACTCTTCGAGGCCCGCCGCAGCCGTGGCCAGGCCAGGGCGCAGCTTCGGGAACGCGCCCCCGACCTGCCGGCCGGCCTGCCGGCGGCGCGCGGGCCGATGCTGGTGCTGGAGGACGAGTACCCGGACGCCTGGTGGCTGCCCGGACACCCGGCGCAGCTAGTCGTCACCACGGGGGCGCTGCACCGCCTCACCGACCACCAGTTGGACGCCGTCCTCACCCACGAGCGCGGCCACGCCCGCGCCCACCACAACTGGCTGCTGCACCTGTCCGCCGCGCTGGCCACGGGCTTCCCGCGCGTGCCGCTCTTCACCCACTTCTGCGACCAGACGCACCGCCTGGTCGAGCTGGCCGCCGACGACACGGCGTCCCGGCGCTGCGGGCACCTCACCACGGCCCTCGCGCTGATCGAGCTGAACCAGCACCGGGGTGTCCTGTCCTGCGACTCCAGCCGACGTCTGCTCGGCGAACGCGTGGACCGCCTGCTGGAGCCGCCACCACGGCTGCTGCGCCGGCACCGGGCCCTGACGACGACGGTGGCCGCGCTGGTGCCGCTGGTGCCGCTGCTGATCACCTTCGCGCCGGGTCTGACGGCACTGTCCTGACCGGCCCGCCGGACAGCGGATCCGTCCTGCCCGGCGACCGGTGGGAGCCGGAATCCGGTGCGGGCCGGGTCCGGGGCCCGGTACCGGTCACATCCAGTCGTCGGGCTCCGGTTCGTCCGCCGGCTCGGGCCAGTGGTCGTCCGGGGACGCCGCGCCCGCCGGGGCGGGGACGGCGTCCGGGGTGGTCGCGTCCGGGGTGGTCGCGTCCGGGGTGGTCGCGGCCGGGGTCGGTTCGTTCAGGGAGGCCAGGACCTCCAGCACGCCTTCCCCGTACGTCACCAGCTTCTTCTCGCCGACGCCGTTCACCGTGCCCAGTTCGCGCACCGAACCGGGCCGCTGGGTGACGATCTCCCGCAGGGTGGCGTCGTGGAAGATGACGTACGCCGGGACGCCCTGTTCCCGGGCCTGTTCGGCCCGCCAGGCCCGCAGGGCCTCGAAGGCGGGAAGCAGTTCCCCGGGCAGCTCGGCCCCGGCGGTCCTGGCCCTGCGGTCGCCTCCGGAGGCGCTGCCCGACCGCGACCGGGCGGCGGCAGGCTTCTTCGGCTCCTTGCGCAGCGGCACCTCGCGCTCCCGCCGCAGCACCGAGCCGCTCGCCTCGGTGAGCGTCAGGGTGCCGTACTCCCCCTCGACCGCGAGCAGCCCTTGCGCGAGTAGCTGCCGGATGACGCCCCGCCACTCGCCCTCGGTGAGGTCCTGGCCGATGCCGAAGACGGATAGCTGGTCGTGGTCGAACTGGATCACCTTGGCGGTGCGCTTGCCGAGCAGGATGTCGATGATCTGGACCGCGCCGAACTTCTGTCCGCGCTCCCGCTGGAGCCGCACCACGGTGGACAGCGCCTTCTGCGCGGCGACGGTGCCGTCCCAGGTCTCCGGCGGGGTCAGGCAGGTGTCGCAGTTGCCGCAGGCCACCGGTTCGGGGTCCTGGCCGAAGTAGGCGAGCAGTTGGCCGCGGCGACACTGGGCCGTCTCGCACAGGGCGAGCATGGCGTCGAGGTGGGCGGCGGCGCGGCGGCGGAACGCCTCGTCGCCCTCACCGGACTGGATGAGCTTGCGCTGCTGTATGACGTCGTTGAGGCCGTACGCCATCCATGCCGTGGACGGCAGTCCGTCGCGGCCCGCGCGGCCGGTCTCCTGGTAGTAGCCCTCGATGGACTTGGGCAGGTCCAGGTGCGCGACGAAGCGGACGTCCGGCTTGTCGATGCCCATGCCGAAGGCGATGGTCGCCACCACGACCAGGCCCTCCTCGCGCAGGAACCGGGACTGGTGGGCGGCGCGGACGGCCGCGTCCAGGCCCGCGTGGTACGGCACCGCCGCGATGCCGTTGGCGGTCAGGAACTCCGCCGTGCGCTCGACCGAGTTGCGCGAGAGGCAGTACACGATGCCGGCGTCGCCCGTGTGCTCCTCCCGCAGGAAGGCCAGTAGCTGCTTCTTGGGGTCGGCCTTGGGCACGATCCGGTACTGGATGTTGGGCCGGTCGAAGCTGGCGACGAAGTGGCGGGCCGTCGGCAGGTTCAGCCGCTCGGTGATCTCCTGGTGGGTGGCGCGGGTGGCCGTGGCGGTGAGGGCGATCCGCGGGACGTCCGGCCAGCGCTCGCCGAGCAGGGACAGGGAGAGGTAGTCGGGGCGGAAGTCGTGGCCCCACTGGGCCACGCAGTGTGCCTCGTCGATGGCGAAGACGGAGATCTTGCCACGGGAGAGCAGGTTCAGCGTGGCGTCCAGGCGCAGCCGCTCCGGTGCCAGGTACAGCAGGTCCAGCTCGCCGGCCAGGAACTCGGCCTCGACCGTGCGCCGCTCGTCGAAGCCCTGGGTGGAGTTCATGAAGCCGGCGCGGACGCCGAGGGCGCGCAGGGCGTCCACCTGGTCCTGCATGAGGGCGATCAGCGGGGAGACCACCACGCCGGTGCCGGGCCGGACCAGGGCCGGGATCTGGTAGCACAGCGACTTGCCGCCGCCGGTCGGCATGAGGACCAGGGCGTCGCCGCCCGCGACCACATGCTCGATGACGGCCTGCTGCTCGCCCCGGAAGGCGCCGAACCCGAAGACCCGGTGCAGCGTGGCCAGTGCCTCGCTGTCGATGGCCGGCGCCTCGCTGTCGGCCGTGTCCGGCCCCTCGGTCACCTGTGGCATCTCGCTGATCCCGCCCGTCGCGCGCATCGTCCTGGCCCCCGTCGTTCCCCCGTGTGTCGTCTCTCGACCGCTGCCTCCACCATAGGGGCCCGGACCGACAGCGCCGGAGTTATCCACAGGCTGGGCCCCGGAATGGTGATCCGCGGTGATCCGCACGCGCCGCTGCCCGGCGCCCTCGGAGCGGGGGGCCGGGCAGCGGCGGGGACGGGAGCCGGGGTCAGCGGACGAAGACTCCGGCCTGGCCGGCCAGGTCCAGGAAGTACTGCGGTGCCACACCGAGGACCAGGGTCACCGCCACGCCCATGCCGATCGCGACCATGGTCAGCGGTGACGGCACGGCGACGGTCGGGCCGTCGGGCCGCGGCTCGCTGAAGAACATCAGGACGATCACCCGGATGTAGAAGAACGCGGCGATCGCCGAGGAGATCACGCCGACCACGACCAGCGGGGCCGCTCCGCCGTCCGCCGCCGCCTTGAACACGGCGAACTTTCCGGCGAAGCCCGAGGTCAGCGGGATACCGGCGAAGGCCAGCAGGAACACCGCGAAGACGGCTGCCACCAGCGGCGAGCGGCGGCCGAGCCCCGCCCACTTGGACAGGTGGGTCGCCTCGCCGCCGGCGTCGCGGACCAGCGTGACCACGGCGAACGCGCCGATCGTCACGAAGGAGTAGCCGGCCAGGTAGAAGAGGACGGACGACACCCCCTCCTTCGACGTGGCGATGACGCCCGCGAGGATGAAGCCGGCGTGCGCGATGGACGAGTACGCCAGCAGCCGCTTGATGTCGGTCTGGGTGATGGCGACGATCGCGCCGCCCAGCATGGTGATGACGGCCACGGCCCACATGACCGGCCGCCAGTCCCAGCGCAGCCCGGGCAGGACGACGTACAGCAGACGCAGGAGCGCGCCGAACGCGGCCACCTTCGTCGCCGCCGCCATGAAGCCGGTCACGGGGGTGGGCGCGCCCTGGTAGACGTCGGGCGTCCACATGTGGAACGGCACGGCGCCCACCTTGAACAGCAGGCCCATCACGATCATGGCGGCACCGATCAGCAGCAGCGCGTCGTTGCCCATGGTGCCGGCGAGTGCCGGGTCGACGTTGGTGGCGGTGCCGTCGACGACCTGGGCGATGCGCGCGTACGACACCGAGCCGGCGTAGCCGTACAGCAGGGCGATGCCGAACAGGGTGAACGCGGAGGCGAACGCGCCGAGCAGGAAGTACTTGACCGCGGCCTCCTGTGACAGCAGCCGCTTGCGGCGGGCCAGTGCGCACAGCAGGTACAGCGGCAGGGAGAGGACCTCCAGGGCCACGAAGAGGGTCAGCAGGTCGTTGGCCGACGGGAAGACGAGCATGCCGCCGACCGCGAAGAGGAGGAGCGGGAAGACCTCCGTGGTGGCGAAGCCGGCCCGCACCGCCGCCTTCTCGCTGTCGCTGCCGGGTACGGCGGCGGCCTGCGCGGCGAAGGAGTCGACGCGGTTGCCGTGTGCGGCCGGGTCCAGGCGCCGCTCGGCGAAGGTGAACAGGCCGACCAGCCCGGCCAGCAGAATCGTGCCCTGGAGGAAGAGGGCCGGGCCGTCGACCGCGATCGCGCCCATGGCCGCGATGTGCGCCTTCGTGGTGCCGTACCCGCCGGCCGCGAGCGCGACGACCGCGGCGAACGCGGCGCACAGGGCCGCGGCGGACAGGATCAACTGGGCGTGGTAGCGGGCCCTGCGCGGGACGAACGCCTCGACGAGCACCCCGAC contains:
- the recQ gene encoding DNA helicase RecQ, with the translated sequence MPQVTEGPDTADSEAPAIDSEALATLHRVFGFGAFRGEQQAVIEHVVAGGDALVLMPTGGGKSLCYQIPALVRPGTGVVVSPLIALMQDQVDALRALGVRAGFMNSTQGFDERRTVEAEFLAGELDLLYLAPERLRLDATLNLLSRGKISVFAIDEAHCVAQWGHDFRPDYLSLSLLGERWPDVPRIALTATATRATHQEITERLNLPTARHFVASFDRPNIQYRIVPKADPKKQLLAFLREEHTGDAGIVYCLSRNSVERTAEFLTANGIAAVPYHAGLDAAVRAAHQSRFLREEGLVVVATIAFGMGIDKPDVRFVAHLDLPKSIEGYYQETGRAGRDGLPSTAWMAYGLNDVIQQRKLIQSGEGDEAFRRRAAAHLDAMLALCETAQCRRGQLLAYFGQDPEPVACGNCDTCLTPPETWDGTVAAQKALSTVVRLQRERGQKFGAVQIIDILLGKRTAKVIQFDHDQLSVFGIGQDLTEGEWRGVIRQLLAQGLLAVEGEYGTLTLTEASGSVLRREREVPLRKEPKKPAAARSRSGSASGGDRRARTAGAELPGELLPAFEALRAWRAEQAREQGVPAYVIFHDATLREIVTQRPGSVRELGTVNGVGEKKLVTYGEGVLEVLASLNEPTPAATTPDATTPDATTPDAVPAPAGAASPDDHWPEPADEPEPDDWM
- a CDS encoding M56 family metallopeptidase: MTVCLLLLSVVALTAAVPAPRALTRAAWPERDPVVALWVWQCLVATVLLCCLTALVLGTAAVFHTVRDRVFAPAPPAVTAAYDLSAAPTWAAALTVLLACGAAWTTAMLGRELFEARRSRGQARAQLRERAPDLPAGLPAARGPMLVLEDEYPDAWWLPGHPAQLVVTTGALHRLTDHQLDAVLTHERGHARAHHNWLLHLSAALATGFPRVPLFTHFCDQTHRLVELAADDTASRRCGHLTTALALIELNQHRGVLSCDSSRRLLGERVDRLLEPPPRLLRRHRALTTTVAALVPLVPLLITFAPGLTALS
- the nuoN gene encoding NADH-quinone oxidoreductase subunit NuoN; the encoded protein is MSAAAVHSLWTTAADPISKIDAPKIEYAQLSPALIVIGAALVGVLVEAFVPRRARYHAQLILSAAALCAAFAAVVALAAGGYGTTKAHIAAMGAIAVDGPALFLQGTILLAGLVGLFTFAERRLDPAAHGNRVDSFAAQAAAVPGSDSEKAAVRAGFATTEVFPLLLFAVGGMLVFPSANDLLTLFVALEVLSLPLYLLCALARRKRLLSQEAAVKYFLLGAFASAFTLFGIALLYGYAGSVSYARIAQVVDGTATNVDPALAGTMGNDALLLIGAAMIVMGLLFKVGAVPFHMWTPDVYQGAPTPVTGFMAAATKVAAFGALLRLLYVVLPGLRWDWRPVMWAVAVITMLGGAIVAITQTDIKRLLAYSSIAHAGFILAGVIATSKEGVSSVLFYLAGYSFVTIGAFAVVTLVRDAGGEATHLSKWAGLGRRSPLVAAVFAVFLLAFAGIPLTSGFAGKFAVFKAAADGGAAPLVVVGVISSAIAAFFYIRVIVLMFFSEPRPDGPTVAVPSPLTMVAIGMGVAVTLVLGVAPQYFLDLAGQAGVFVR
- a CDS encoding carboxylate--amine ligase, with product MAGDAVGAPWSADRDVPALIVKFGHYPLHHGGVGAIRSLGRLGVPVYAITEDPYTPAASSRYLRKAFVWPTTGAEDPGHLVEGLLRIGRRIGRPAVLIPTDEEAAVLIAEHQEHLAGSFLFPRVDPVLPRRLASKQGLHELCAEHGVASPTAAFPRSYEDVVAFADRTRFPVVAKNREAFVRRRRPAVNGTTRIGTREGLLSLARDWGGEPGVVLQEYLPREDAEDWIVHACFDQDSSPLALFTGVKVRSWPPHAGMTANAYVVDNPELAGLAARFVRQIGFSGVIDLDLRFDRRDGRYKLLDFNPRVGAQFRLFENESGVDVVRALHLHLTGRAVPRGEQRAGHRYVVENIDLPALLAYRRSGYTTPHAPVRASGTELAWFAGDDPLPFLTMLARFVRPGAKHLCQLWRTHRRGSGTSTKRARYGVGERRHRRGRT
- the fahA gene encoding fumarylacetoacetase; its protein translation is MPPFDVPEGDPFGPHNLPYGVFSPSGSTERTVGVRLGDHVLDAGAAAAALGSPHRSLLDRPTLNPLLAAGPGTWSDVRRDLVSWVTDPAHRATVEPLFRPLSEVILHLPFEVADYVDFYASEHHARNAGRIFRPDAADSLMPNWKHLPVGYHGRAGTVVVSGTDVVRPSGQRKGPGDPAPVFGPSVRLDIEAEVGFVVGAPSQPGRPVGLGDFRSHVFGLCLLNDWSARDIQAWEYVPLGPFLAKSFATSVSAWITPLEALEHARVAPPERTHPLLPYLDDTAPGVEPGGYDLRISVAINGHVVSEPPYSTMYWTAAQQLAHMTVNGASLRTGDLYGSGTVSGPAEHQRGSLLELTWNGRDPLELPDGKRTFLEDGDVVTLTAWAPGADGGRVGLGEVTGRVVTA